A window from Streptomyces subrutilus encodes these proteins:
- a CDS encoding flagellin, translating into MSESTDRVQRVGKLIADLAEDPATAGKFASWINSGPNVELTWPEVWTHVATEDLIALSKRADVGLQEVTAQVAHEVPPFVESIAPACIKAFGVPDADVPSAADPYTAQIDALTLAIRSAADGLSLAQTVEGALTEVVENLQSVHRLTVQSLNGTNSSTGLASLQAEASQCLFEINRIAAQTDFNGLQVFSQELDQVVRVGADEGETLTIHLQKVDSEALGLDSIDLTLKDHPDPGPLQLISTALDRVVSFRGEMGAAQNQLDSIIVNLDNTITNLSAARARLQAKAFEAADPGAPSAADQYTAQIDALTLASGNAANGVALTQAAEDALKQVVEHLQRMYTVTAQGVNGTNSRTILSLLQADVAQCRAEIDTISAQTDFNGIRILAEESPQVIRVGADESEILTIHLQKTDTVTLGVDTADLTRQDPAGPDLLAPITTAIDSVHNYRGALSAARDRLSGIIANLDNTIAGLSEARASESKTANLTKREILQQTATEALRTPGEGPQGILALLNTL; encoded by the coding sequence ATGAGCGAATCCACCGATCGGGTGCAGCGGGTGGGGAAGCTGATAGCGGACCTGGCGGAGGATCCGGCGACTGCGGGCAAGTTCGCCTCGTGGATCAACAGCGGGCCCAACGTTGAGCTCACCTGGCCGGAGGTGTGGACGCACGTCGCCACCGAGGACTTGATCGCGCTCTCCAAGCGGGCCGACGTGGGGCTGCAAGAGGTCACCGCCCAAGTGGCCCACGAAGTACCGCCGTTCGTGGAGTCGATCGCACCCGCGTGCATCAAGGCATTCGGGGTGCCGGATGCCGACGTGCCGTCCGCTGCTGACCCTTACACCGCGCAGATCGACGCCCTGACCCTGGCGATCCGCAGTGCGGCCGACGGCCTGTCCCTCGCGCAGACCGTCGAAGGCGCCCTCACGGAGGTGGTCGAGAACCTGCAGAGTGTGCACAGGCTGACCGTGCAGAGCCTGAACGGGACGAACAGCAGCACGGGCCTGGCCTCACTCCAGGCAGAAGCGTCCCAGTGCCTGTTCGAGATCAACAGGATTGCCGCCCAGACCGACTTCAACGGCCTCCAGGTCTTTTCCCAGGAACTCGACCAGGTTGTTCGAGTAGGGGCCGACGAGGGCGAGACCCTCACCATCCACTTGCAGAAGGTGGACAGCGAGGCGCTGGGCCTGGACAGTATCGACCTCACCCTCAAGGACCACCCGGACCCCGGTCCCCTCCAACTCATCAGCACCGCGCTCGACCGCGTCGTCAGCTTCCGTGGTGAGATGGGCGCCGCCCAGAACCAGCTCGATAGCATCATCGTCAATCTCGACAACACCATCACCAACCTGTCCGCGGCCCGCGCCCGGCTCCAGGCCAAGGCGTTCGAGGCGGCGGATCCCGGTGCCCCGTCCGCCGCCGACCAGTACACCGCGCAGATCGACGCCCTGACCCTGGCGAGCGGCAACGCGGCCAACGGCGTCGCCCTCACGCAGGCCGCCGAAGACGCCCTCAAGCAGGTGGTCGAGCACCTGCAGCGGATGTACACGGTGACCGCGCAGGGAGTAAACGGGACGAACAGCAGGACGATCCTGTCACTGCTCCAGGCAGACGTCGCCCAGTGCCGGGCGGAGATCGACACGATCTCCGCCCAAACCGACTTCAACGGCATTCGCATCCTCGCCGAGGAGTCCCCCCAGGTCATCCGGGTCGGCGCCGACGAGAGCGAGATCCTCACCATCCATCTGCAGAAGACCGACACCGTCACGCTGGGCGTGGACACCGCCGATCTGACCCGGCAGGACCCCGCAGGCCCTGATCTCCTCGCCCCCATCACCACCGCGATCGACAGCGTCCACAACTACCGTGGTGCACTCAGTGCCGCACGAGACCGGCTCAGCGGCATCATCGCCAACCTCGACAACACCATCGCCGGCCTGTCCGAAGCCCGCGCCAGCGAGTCCAAGACCGCCAACCTCACCAAGAGGGAAATCCTGCAACAGACAGCCACGGAAGCGCTCCGCACACCCGGCGAAGGACCTCAGGGAATCCTGGCGCTCCTCAACACCCTCTAG
- a CDS encoding GDSL-type esterase/lipase family protein, translating to MNERNDGVPGGPTAAGATDWTTTPVTAELLRGALDLEVTEHGVLPHRLPARARAQCADGQLAMAEAQPSGVRLAFRTRATTVELDALRTRTAYVGAPARPDGVYDLLVDGRLTRQAAVSGGNVLLVDMTTGATETRPGPVGTVRFSGLPDRAKDVEIWLPHNEITQLVTLRTDAAVEPPVDRGRARWLHHGSSISHGSDAASPSTTWPALAASLGGVELTNLGLGGSALLDPFTARALRDTPADLISVKIGINLVNTDLMRLRAFGPAVHGFLDTVREGRPTVPLLVVSPVLCPIHEDTPGPSVPDFSEFGDGRIRFRAAGDPAERASGKLTLGVIRDELDRIVRQRSAEDPNLYLLDGRELYGEADAAELPLPDGLHPDAATHRLMGERFAARVFGPGGPFAARSDA from the coding sequence ATGAACGAGCGGAACGACGGCGTCCCGGGCGGCCCCACGGCGGCCGGAGCGACCGACTGGACCACCACGCCCGTCACCGCGGAGCTGCTGCGCGGCGCCCTGGACCTGGAGGTGACCGAGCACGGCGTGCTCCCGCACCGGCTGCCCGCCCGGGCCCGCGCCCAGTGCGCGGACGGACAGCTCGCGATGGCCGAGGCCCAGCCCTCCGGCGTACGGCTCGCCTTCCGCACGCGGGCCACCACCGTCGAGCTGGACGCGCTGCGCACCCGGACGGCCTACGTGGGGGCCCCGGCCCGGCCCGACGGCGTGTACGACCTGCTCGTCGACGGCCGGCTGACCCGGCAGGCGGCGGTGAGCGGCGGCAACGTCCTGCTGGTGGACATGACCACCGGGGCCACCGAGACCCGGCCCGGCCCGGTCGGCACCGTACGGTTCTCCGGCCTGCCCGACCGGGCCAAGGACGTGGAGATCTGGCTGCCGCACAACGAGATCACCCAGCTCGTGACCCTGCGGACGGACGCCGCGGTGGAGCCTCCGGTGGACCGCGGGCGCGCCAGGTGGCTGCACCACGGCAGCTCGATCAGCCACGGCTCCGACGCGGCGAGCCCCAGCACGACCTGGCCCGCGCTCGCCGCCTCCCTCGGCGGCGTCGAGCTGACCAACCTGGGCCTCGGGGGCAGCGCGCTGCTCGATCCGTTCACCGCCCGCGCGCTGCGCGACACCCCCGCCGACCTGATCAGCGTCAAGATCGGCATCAACCTGGTCAACACCGACCTGATGCGCCTGCGCGCCTTCGGGCCGGCGGTACACGGCTTCCTCGACACGGTGCGCGAGGGCCGTCCGACCGTGCCGCTGCTGGTCGTCTCGCCCGTCCTGTGTCCGATCCACGAGGACACGCCCGGCCCCAGCGTCCCGGACTTCTCCGAGTTCGGCGACGGCAGGATCCGGTTCCGGGCCGCGGGCGACCCCGCCGAGCGGGCGAGCGGCAAGCTGACCCTGGGCGTCATCCGCGACGAGCTGGACCGCATCGTGCGGCAGCGGTCGGCCGAGGACCCGAACCTGTACCTGCTGGACGGCCGCGAGCTCTACGGCGAGGCGGACGCCGCCGAGCTGCCGCTGCCCGACGGGCTGCACCCGGACGCCGCCACGCACCGCCTGATGGGCGAGCGCTTCGCCGCCCGGGTGTTCGGCCCGGGCGGCCCCTTCGCCGCCCGCAGCGACGCCTGA
- a CDS encoding SAM-dependent methyltransferase produces the protein MAAATPGRHRAVTLSLPPLTERPHTAPPAPRRVDAPAWPDVTARPRTRPGHTAVARLLVGRALARLPLRTATGAGRSAGTGPTLILHDPDAFYRRIGGQGLIGFGESYMAREWDSDDLPGLLTVLASHLDELVPAPLRRLRGAWVSRRPDAQRNTVTGAKENVSHHYDLSNALFELFLDETMTYSSAVFTSFPARPEALPDAQHRKIDRLLDLAAVGPGTRVLEIGTGWGELALRAAARGADVVSVTLSTEQRDLARRRIAAAGLGDRAEVRLCDYRDVEGSYDAVVSVEMIEAVGADFWPVYFTALHDALAPGGRIALQAITMPHERMLHTGRTHTWISKYVFPGGLIPSREAIEQNATAAGLRVACDHGYGDHYAETLRLWRERFTAHAAQVDALGFDDTFRRMWELYLAYSEAGFRSHYLDVRQLLLTRTAPRSAERRR, from the coding sequence ATGGCCGCCGCCACCCCAGGAAGGCACCGCGCAGTGACCCTCTCCCTCCCTCCGCTCACCGAACGCCCGCACACCGCACCGCCGGCGCCCCGCCGGGTCGACGCTCCGGCCTGGCCCGACGTGACGGCCCGGCCCCGGACCCGGCCCGGACACACGGCCGTCGCCCGGCTGCTCGTCGGAAGGGCGCTGGCCCGGCTGCCGCTGCGCACGGCGACCGGCGCCGGACGGTCCGCGGGCACCGGACCGACCCTGATCCTGCACGATCCCGACGCCTTCTACCGGCGGATCGGCGGCCAGGGCCTCATCGGCTTCGGCGAGTCCTACATGGCCCGCGAATGGGACAGCGACGACCTGCCCGGCCTGCTCACCGTGCTCGCCTCGCACCTCGACGAGCTCGTCCCCGCGCCGCTGCGACGCCTGCGGGGCGCGTGGGTCAGCCGCCGGCCGGACGCGCAGCGCAACACGGTCACCGGGGCGAAGGAGAACGTCAGCCACCACTACGACCTGTCGAACGCGCTCTTCGAGCTCTTCCTCGACGAGACGATGACCTATTCGTCGGCGGTCTTCACGTCCTTCCCGGCCCGTCCCGAAGCCCTCCCGGACGCCCAGCACCGCAAGATCGACCGGCTGCTCGACCTCGCGGCGGTCGGCCCCGGCACCCGGGTCCTGGAGATCGGCACCGGCTGGGGCGAACTCGCGCTGCGCGCCGCCGCGCGCGGGGCCGACGTGGTGAGCGTGACGCTCTCCACCGAGCAGCGCGACCTGGCCCGCCGGCGCATCGCCGCCGCGGGGCTGGGGGACCGGGCCGAGGTACGGCTGTGCGACTACCGCGACGTCGAGGGCTCGTACGACGCCGTCGTCAGCGTCGAGATGATCGAGGCGGTCGGCGCGGACTTCTGGCCGGTCTACTTCACCGCCCTGCACGACGCGCTGGCCCCCGGCGGCCGGATCGCCCTCCAGGCCATCACCATGCCGCACGAGAGGATGCTGCACACCGGCCGCACCCACACGTGGATCAGCAAGTACGTCTTCCCCGGCGGCCTGATCCCGTCGCGCGAGGCCATCGAGCAGAACGCGACGGCGGCCGGACTGCGCGTCGCCTGCGACCACGGCTACGGCGACCACTACGCGGAGACGCTGCGGCTGTGGCGCGAGCGGTTCACCGCGCACGCCGCACAGGTGGACGCCCTCGGCTTCGACGACACCTTCCGCCGGATGTGGGAGCTCTACCTCGCCTACTCCGAAGCCGGCTTCCGCTCCCACTACCTCGACGTCCGGCAACTGCTCCTCACCCGCACCGCACCGCGGTCCGCGGAGCGGCGCCGATGA